The DNA segment GTAAGATAAAATACAACCTAAATTGAAAACTTTATTCTTTTTTTTTTACTAAAAAAAAAAAAAAAGAATAAAACAAATAAAACAAATAGTTAAGTAATAACTAAAAAAATACTAAAACTAAATAGTAATAGTAAAGGAGCAATAACAAACCTCTTGATATAACAAGAAATTTTTTATTACTCCTTTACTTTCAAGAACTAATATATACTAAGACCAAAGTCTTATCCATTTATAGATGGAACTTCAACAGCAGCTAGGTCTAGAGGGAAATTATGAGCATTACGTTCATGCATAACTTCCATACCAAGGTTAGCGCGGTTAATAATATCAGCCCAAGTATTAATTACACGACCTTGACTATCAACTACAGATTGATTGAAATTAAAACCATTTAAGTTGAAAGCCATAGTGCTGATACCTAAAGCGGTGAACCAGATACCTACTACAGGCCAAGCAGCTAGGAAGAAGTGTAAAGAACGAGAATTGTTGAAACTAGCATATTGGAAGATCAATCGGCCAAAATAACCATGAGCGGCTACGATATTGTAGGTTTCTTCCTCTTGACCGAATCTGTAACCTTCATTAGCAGATTCATTTTCTGTGGTTTCCCTGATCAAACTAGAGGTTACCAAAGACCCATGCATAGCACTGAATAGGGAGCCACCGAATACACCAGCTACGCCTAACATGTGAAATGGGTGCATAAGGATGTTGTGCTCAGCTTGGAATACAATCATGAAATTGAAAGTACCGGAGATTCCTAGAGGCATACCGTCAGAAAAGCTTCCTTGACCAATTGGATATATCAAGAAAACAGCAGTAGCAGCTGCAACAGGAGCTGAATATGCAACAGCAATCCAAGGGCGCATACCCAGACGGAAACTAAGTTCCCACTCACGACCCATGTAGCAAGCTACACCAAGTAAGAAGTGTAGAACAATTAGCTCATAAGGACCACCATTGTATAACCATTCATCAACGGAAGCCGCTTCCCATATAGGGTAAAAGTGCAAACCTATAGCTGCAGAAGTAGGAATAATGGCACCAGAAATAATATTGTTTCCATAAAGTAAAGATCCAGAAACAGGTTCACGAATACCATCAATATCTACCGGAGGTGCAGCAATGAAAGCAATAATAAATACAGAAGTTGCGGTCAATAAAGTAGGGATCATCAAAACACCAAACCATCCAATGTAAAGACGGTTTTCAGTGCTGGTTATCCAGTTACAAAAGCGACCCCATAGGCTTTCGCTTTCGCGTCTCTCTAAAATTGCAGTCATGGTAAAATCTTGGTTTATTTAATAATTAATCATCAGGGACTCCCAAGCACACGAATTCTCTATAAATAGATAAAGAGAAATAATAGATAATTGAGGGCTTGTTATTCAACAGTATAACATGACTTATATACCCATGTCAACCAATACCGATAGATATCTATGTTATTATATATCTATATTTATTGAAATGAATTTTTTTTTTTAGAATAAATGAAATGAATTTAAAGGATTTATATACACATGATTTCGATATGCTAATTATAATGGGTTGCCCGGGACTCGAACCCGGAACTAGTCGGATGGAGTAGATAATTTCCTTGATTATCAAATTTTAAATTAGGTAAAAAATCCCTCCCCAAACCGTGCTTGCATTTTTCATTGCACACGGCTTTCCCTATGTATACATCTAAAATTAAGTTCCTTCCCTATACACGACTCTAAGAAAGTTGAATACTCAGTTGATCAACCCTTAATCTTACTGGATGAACATTTCATAATAGAAATAAATTAATTTTTTGTTATCTCTTCATTATTTAATATTTAAATAGAATTTCCATTTCTACGATCGCATAACCAATTATTCATGATTGACTAGATCATTGATGCAAAAAATATCCAAATACCAAATTCGACCTCTATAAAACTTCTTCAAAGTATAAGAAGCTCTTGGGAAGATTAAAGAAAGAATCTGTTCTTCTTCCGTAAAGAA comes from the Malus domestica cultivar Red Delicious-ww chloroplast, complete genome genome and includes:
- the psbA gene encoding photosystem II protein D1: MTAILERRESESLWGRFCNWITSTENRLYIGWFGVLMIPTLLTATSVFIIAFIAAPPVDIDGIREPVSGSLLYGNNIISGAIIPTSAAIGLHFYPIWEAASVDEWLYNGGPYELIVLHFLLGVACYMGREWELSFRLGMRPWIAVAYSAPVAAATAVFLIYPIGQGSFSDGMPLGISGTFNFMIVFQAEHNILMHPFHMLGVAGVFGGSLFSAMHGSLVTSSLIRETTENESANEGYRFGQEEETYNIVAAHGYFGRLIFQYASFNNSRSLHFFLAAWPVVGIWFTALGISTMAFNLNGFNFNQSVVDSQGRVINTWADIINRANLGMEVMHERNAHNFPLDLAAVEVPSING